In Horticoccus luteus, the following proteins share a genomic window:
- a CDS encoding RluA family pseudouridine synthase encodes MAMQTYVVPEGTRRMRADKALAAGFPEHSRVALQRAFEAGLVTKDGRAMGKSDDVRGGDVMAFSLPEVAPSELKAVEIPLEVLFEDEHLIVLNKAAGMVVHPGAGTGDDTLVHALLAHCRGELSGVGGVERPGIVHRIDKDTTGVLVVAKNDAAHRALAEQFAARSLEKEYVALISGVPALLSGSLTGAISRHPVQRHRMTVSESGRPARTDWTRLEAFGKAAALVRCRIHSGRTHQIRVHLKSAGHPLLGDTVYGWKQASGAPVPPRVMLHAERLAFTHPASGKPLEVIAPWPGDFQALIAALRKMADGVARKK; translated from the coding sequence ATGGCGATGCAAACCTACGTCGTGCCCGAAGGCACGCGGCGCATGCGGGCCGACAAAGCGCTGGCGGCGGGATTTCCGGAGCACAGTCGCGTGGCGCTGCAACGCGCGTTTGAGGCCGGGCTCGTGACGAAAGACGGCCGTGCGATGGGGAAGAGCGACGATGTGCGCGGCGGCGATGTGATGGCGTTTTCATTACCCGAGGTCGCGCCGTCGGAGCTCAAGGCGGTGGAAATTCCGTTGGAGGTGTTGTTCGAAGACGAGCACCTCATTGTGCTGAACAAAGCGGCCGGCATGGTCGTGCATCCGGGCGCGGGTACGGGCGATGATACGCTCGTGCATGCGTTGCTGGCGCACTGTCGCGGGGAATTGAGTGGAGTCGGCGGGGTGGAGCGGCCGGGCATCGTGCATCGCATCGACAAGGATACGACGGGTGTGCTGGTGGTGGCGAAAAACGATGCGGCCCACCGCGCGTTGGCGGAGCAGTTCGCCGCGCGCTCGCTCGAAAAGGAATACGTGGCGTTGATCAGCGGCGTGCCGGCGTTGCTGAGCGGCAGCCTCACGGGCGCAATCAGCCGGCATCCCGTGCAACGCCATCGGATGACGGTGAGCGAAAGCGGACGCCCGGCGCGGACGGACTGGACACGGCTCGAAGCATTTGGCAAAGCGGCGGCGCTCGTGCGCTGCCGGATTCATTCGGGACGCACGCATCAGATTCGCGTGCACCTCAAGTCGGCCGGACATCCGCTGCTGGGCGACACGGTTTACGGGTGGAAACAAGCATCAGGCGCGCCGGTGCCGCCGCGGGTGATGCTGCACGCGGAGCGTCTGGCGTTCACGCATCCGGCGAGTGGCAAGCCACTCGAGGTGATCGCGCCCTGGCCGGGAGATTTCCAAGCGCTGATCGCGGCTTTGCGAAAGATGGCCGATGGTGTGGCGCGCAAAAAGTAA
- a CDS encoding aminopeptidase, translating into MIIDPRFNTLAEGLTRFSTGLKKGERVLIDAFDVPDAMVIALIRAARARGAHPTVQIHRARVTRELTLGAEEAQYAPHAEVELARMQKMDAYIALRGSENIFEASDVPPERVQLISRLMKPVLDHRVGKTKWVVLRWPTASMAQQAGMSTEAFEDFYFRVCTLDYARMKPGMKALADLMRKTDRVQIKGPGTDLTFSIKGIGAQECGGLRNIPDGEVFSCPVKESVEGVIQYNAPTVYLGSSFDHIRLVFKRGRIVEATSNNTKRLNSILDSDAGARYIGEFAIGFNPHILEPMRDILFDEKIAGSFHFTPGQAYEDCGNGNKSQVHWDMVCIQRPEYGGGEIWFDGKLIRKDGMFVPKSLHKLNPAYLLGQE; encoded by the coding sequence ATGATTATCGACCCTCGGTTTAACACGTTGGCGGAAGGCCTGACTCGTTTTTCGACGGGCTTGAAAAAGGGAGAGCGCGTGCTGATCGACGCGTTCGATGTGCCGGACGCGATGGTGATCGCGTTGATCCGTGCGGCCCGCGCGCGCGGCGCTCATCCGACGGTGCAAATCCACCGCGCGCGGGTCACGCGGGAGCTGACGCTCGGCGCCGAGGAGGCACAATACGCGCCCCACGCCGAAGTCGAACTCGCGCGCATGCAGAAAATGGACGCCTACATCGCGCTGCGCGGCTCGGAGAATATTTTCGAGGCGTCGGATGTGCCGCCGGAAAGAGTTCAGCTCATCAGCCGGCTCATGAAACCGGTGCTCGATCACCGCGTCGGCAAAACGAAGTGGGTGGTGTTGCGCTGGCCGACGGCGTCGATGGCGCAGCAGGCGGGCATGAGCACGGAAGCCTTTGAGGATTTTTATTTCCGGGTGTGCACGCTCGATTACGCGCGGATGAAGCCGGGCATGAAAGCACTGGCCGATCTCATGCGGAAGACCGATCGCGTGCAGATCAAGGGACCGGGCACGGACCTGACGTTTTCGATCAAGGGCATTGGAGCGCAGGAATGCGGCGGTCTGCGCAACATCCCCGACGGCGAGGTGTTTTCCTGCCCGGTGAAGGAAAGCGTGGAAGGCGTGATCCAATACAATGCGCCGACGGTTTACCTCGGCAGCTCGTTCGATCACATCCGTCTCGTTTTCAAGCGAGGCCGCATCGTCGAAGCGACGAGCAACAACACGAAACGCCTTAACAGCATTCTCGATAGCGATGCCGGCGCGCGTTACATCGGCGAGTTCGCGATCGGATTCAATCCGCACATTCTTGAGCCGATGCGCGACATCTTGTTCGACGAGAAGATCGCGGGCTCGTTTCACTTCACGCCCGGTCAGGCCTACGAGGATTGCGGCAACGGCAACAAGTCGCAGGTGCATTGGGACATGGTGTGCATCCAGCGGCCGGAATACGGCGGCGGCGAAATTTGGTTCGACGGCAAACTGATCCGGAAGGACGGCATGTTTGTGCCGAAGTCTTTGCACAAATTGAATCCGGCTTATCTGCTCGGCCAGGAATGA
- a CDS encoding substrate-binding domain-containing protein, producing the protein MKKLLLLSLALAVPVLRAADYRIAVIPKGTTHSYWKSVEAGANDAAKELHVDIVWQGPLREDDRAQQISLVQQFVASKISAIVLAPLDEVALRGPVLAAHERHIPVVIIDSALKGEPGRDYASFVATDNRHGGQLAGEELVRLLGGHGKVVLLRCMEGSASTGDREEGFLAVMRAHPQIQMLVENRYGGATTGSAQDAAMNLMDKIREADGIFCPNESTTHGMLLALRQTGLLGKKTFVGFDAAPQLLQALAKGDIAALVAQNPRRMGYIGVVNAVKALRGEPVEAHVDTGCALVTRENRDTPEIKKLLGL; encoded by the coding sequence ATGAAAAAACTGCTCCTCCTTTCGCTGGCGCTCGCCGTGCCCGTGCTCCGCGCCGCCGACTATCGCATCGCGGTCATCCCCAAAGGCACCACGCACAGCTACTGGAAATCCGTCGAAGCGGGCGCCAACGACGCGGCAAAAGAACTTCACGTCGACATCGTCTGGCAAGGCCCGCTCCGCGAAGACGACCGCGCGCAACAAATCTCGCTCGTGCAACAATTCGTCGCTTCGAAGATCTCCGCCATCGTGCTCGCACCGCTCGACGAGGTCGCACTCCGCGGTCCCGTGCTGGCCGCCCACGAGCGCCACATCCCCGTCGTCATCATTGACTCCGCGTTGAAGGGCGAACCCGGCCGCGACTACGCCAGTTTCGTCGCCACCGACAACCGCCACGGCGGCCAGCTCGCCGGCGAAGAGCTCGTCCGCCTCCTTGGCGGCCACGGCAAAGTCGTCCTCCTGCGGTGCATGGAAGGCTCCGCCAGCACCGGCGATCGCGAGGAAGGGTTTCTCGCCGTCATGCGCGCCCACCCGCAAATCCAGATGCTCGTGGAAAATCGCTACGGCGGCGCCACCACCGGTTCCGCGCAGGATGCCGCGATGAATCTCATGGATAAAATCCGCGAGGCCGACGGCATTTTCTGCCCCAACGAATCCACCACGCACGGCATGCTGCTCGCGTTGCGGCAAACCGGATTGCTCGGCAAAAAAACCTTCGTCGGTTTCGATGCCGCGCCTCAACTGCTCCAGGCGCTCGCTAAAGGCGACATCGCCGCACTCGTCGCCCAAAACCCGCGGCGCATGGGCTACATCGGCGTCGTCAACGCGGTCAAAGCGCTGCGCGGCGAACCCGTCGAGGCGCACGTCGACACCGGCTGCGCGCTCGTCACGCGCGAGAATCGCGACACCCCGGAAATCAAGAAATTGCTCGGCTTGTGA
- a CDS encoding sugar phosphate isomerase/epimerase family protein has protein sequence MKPQQLAAQLYTVRDFCRTAADFAATIRKLRKIGYPAVQLSGVGPIPLLEIKTILAGEGMICCATHEDSAQLLAHPAQFVEKLQTLECRHTAYPFPAGVDFGSPAAVENLVRQLESAGRTLSAAGLTLGYHNHAIEFVPFRGGTVLDFIYDTTDARHLVAEPDTFWIHYGGGDVVAWFERLADRMPCVHLKDYGFTLQNTHQFCEVGRGNLDWRRILAAAERSGCEWFIVEQDTCPGDPFESLKISYDYLRANFAHD, from the coding sequence ATGAAACCCCAGCAATTGGCCGCCCAGCTTTACACCGTCCGCGATTTCTGCCGCACCGCCGCAGATTTCGCCGCCACCATCCGCAAGCTCAGAAAAATCGGCTATCCCGCTGTCCAATTGAGCGGTGTCGGCCCGATTCCCCTGCTCGAAATTAAAACCATTCTCGCGGGCGAAGGCATGATTTGCTGCGCCACGCACGAGGACTCCGCGCAACTCCTCGCCCACCCCGCCCAGTTTGTCGAAAAGCTTCAGACGCTCGAGTGCCGTCACACGGCGTATCCGTTTCCGGCCGGGGTCGATTTTGGTTCACCCGCCGCCGTCGAAAATCTTGTCCGCCAACTCGAATCCGCCGGCCGCACCCTCTCCGCCGCGGGCCTGACGCTCGGTTATCACAACCACGCCATCGAGTTCGTGCCGTTTCGCGGTGGCACCGTGCTGGACTTTATTTACGACACCACCGACGCCCGGCACTTGGTCGCTGAACCCGACACGTTCTGGATCCACTACGGCGGCGGCGACGTCGTCGCGTGGTTCGAACGCCTCGCCGATCGCATGCCCTGCGTCCACTTGAAAGACTACGGATTCACTCTGCAAAACACGCATCAGTTCTGCGAAGTCGGCCGTGGCAACCTCGATTGGCGTCGCATTCTGGCCGCCGCGGAGCGTTCCGGCTGCGAATGGTTCATCGTCGAGCAAGACACTTGCCCGGGCGACCCCTTTGAATCCTTGAAGATCAGTTACGATTACCTCCGTGCGAATTTTGCCCACGACTGA
- a CDS encoding sugar ABC transporter ATP-binding protein — protein sequence MNTAAAAPIPRLHLAGVRKRFGATHALAGVTLSLAAGEVHALVGENGAGKSTLMKILAGVHAPDAGEMRLDGVPFRPADPLAGRRAGIVMVHQELAIAPHLSAAENIVLGAEPGHALFVPPGRVRQVAREALQQLGRTDLPLDVPAGSLSVADQQMLEIARALALGCRVLVLDEPTSSLTREDAARLFSLVRRLREQGRSVIYISHFLEEVQVISDRYTVLRDGATVGTGRTADTTAAALVRLMVGRDVNELYVRSPRTAGDAALAITGLSGRHYPRGASLSVRRGEVLGLAGLVGAGRTELLRAIFGLDSVRAGNIRVAQWSGGALTPPQAWAHGMGLVSEDRKSEGLALTLSIAENTTLASLPRFVRPAVQLAAARRWIERLAIRCHDGAQPVGELSGGNQQKVALARLLHHDVDVLLLDEPTRGIDVGAKETIYRLIDELASSGKAVLLVSSYLPELLGICDRIAVMCRGALGPALPREAWTEHAIMLAATLGTHESAA from the coding sequence GTGAACACCGCCGCCGCCGCTCCGATCCCGCGGCTGCATCTTGCCGGCGTCCGCAAACGCTTCGGCGCCACGCATGCGCTCGCCGGCGTCACGCTCTCCCTCGCCGCCGGCGAAGTGCATGCACTCGTCGGTGAAAACGGCGCCGGCAAAAGCACGTTGATGAAGATCCTCGCCGGCGTGCATGCGCCCGACGCGGGCGAAATGCGCCTCGACGGCGTGCCATTCCGCCCCGCCGATCCTCTCGCCGGCCGCCGCGCCGGCATCGTGATGGTGCATCAGGAACTCGCCATCGCTCCGCATCTTTCCGCCGCGGAAAACATCGTGCTCGGCGCCGAGCCCGGCCACGCGCTTTTCGTGCCCCCCGGCCGGGTGCGTCAAGTCGCGCGCGAGGCCTTGCAACAACTCGGTCGCACCGATCTCCCGCTCGACGTTCCCGCCGGCTCTCTCAGCGTCGCCGATCAGCAGATGCTCGAAATCGCCCGCGCGCTCGCCCTCGGCTGCCGCGTGCTGGTCCTCGACGAACCCACCAGCAGCCTCACGCGCGAAGACGCCGCGCGCTTGTTCTCGCTCGTGCGGCGCCTGCGTGAGCAGGGCCGCTCGGTCATCTACATTTCACACTTTCTCGAGGAAGTGCAGGTCATCAGCGATCGTTACACGGTCCTGCGTGACGGCGCCACCGTCGGCACCGGCCGCACTGCCGACACCACCGCCGCCGCTCTCGTGCGCCTCATGGTCGGGCGGGATGTCAACGAACTCTACGTCCGTTCGCCACGCACTGCGGGCGATGCCGCACTCGCAATCACCGGACTGTCTGGTCGCCATTATCCGCGCGGCGCCAGTTTAAGCGTTCGCCGCGGTGAAGTGCTCGGGCTCGCCGGGCTCGTCGGCGCCGGCCGCACGGAATTGCTGCGCGCCATCTTCGGCCTCGACTCCGTTCGCGCCGGCAACATCCGCGTCGCCCAATGGTCCGGCGGCGCGCTCACGCCGCCGCAAGCCTGGGCGCATGGAATGGGCCTCGTGAGCGAAGACCGCAAAAGCGAGGGCCTCGCGCTCACGTTGAGCATCGCCGAAAACACCACACTCGCGAGCCTGCCGCGCTTCGTCCGCCCAGCCGTTCAACTCGCCGCCGCCCGCCGCTGGATCGAGCGGCTCGCCATCCGCTGCCACGATGGCGCCCAGCCGGTCGGCGAACTCTCCGGTGGCAATCAGCAGAAAGTCGCCCTTGCGCGGTTGCTGCATCACGACGTTGACGTGCTGCTGCTGGATGAACCGACGCGCGGCATCGACGTCGGCGCGAAGGAAACAATCTACCGCCTCATCGACGAACTCGCTTCGTCGGGCAAGGCCGTCCTCCTCGTGAGCAGTTATCTGCCGGAACTCCTCGGCATCTGCGATCGCATCGCCGTGATGTGCCGGGGAGCGCTCGGTCCCGCGCTGCCACGCGAGGCTTGGACGGAACACGCCATCATGCTCGCAGCCACCCTCGGCACTCATGAATCCGCCGCCTGA
- a CDS encoding SAM-dependent methyltransferase gives MSRPAAAPPSPAFLSRFRAQADASAAMSFAAFMDLALYDSVVGYYRAPRPRVGKAPGTDFFTATTSGPLFGELLVAACRTLLAGENLAAYTFVEIGAEPGSSVLAGVSHPFGATREFRLGQTLALASPCVVFSNELFDAQPCRRFVARSGSWREIFVQLCADDTFVEIESPLPGLETWLPQPPATEGYHLDAPRAAAELAAAVAAQPWSGLFLACDYGKSWPELAEFTPGGTCRAYFRHTQSNDLLAQPGEQDLTCHVCWDWITAALALHGFSSATLESQEAFFVHHAGDYLGRLVAQETNPASPRKRSLLQLLHPAHLGQKFQVLHARRP, from the coding sequence ATGTCGCGCCCGGCCGCCGCTCCGCCTTCGCCTGCTTTTCTCTCCCGTTTTCGCGCGCAAGCAGACGCGTCGGCCGCGATGAGCTTCGCGGCGTTCATGGATCTCGCGCTTTACGATTCCGTCGTCGGCTACTACCGCGCCCCGCGGCCTCGGGTCGGCAAAGCGCCTGGCACCGATTTTTTCACGGCCACCACGAGCGGTCCGCTCTTCGGGGAGCTCCTCGTCGCCGCTTGCCGCACGCTCCTCGCCGGCGAAAACCTCGCGGCTTACACCTTCGTGGAAATCGGCGCCGAGCCCGGCAGTTCGGTGCTCGCCGGGGTTTCCCATCCGTTTGGCGCGACTCGCGAATTTCGCCTCGGTCAAACGCTCGCGCTCGCCAGCCCTTGCGTGGTTTTTTCCAACGAGCTTTTCGATGCGCAACCCTGCCGGCGCTTCGTCGCTCGCAGTGGGTCGTGGCGGGAGATTTTTGTGCAATTGTGCGCCGACGACACCTTCGTCGAGATCGAATCGCCTCTTCCTGGCCTGGAAACGTGGCTGCCGCAGCCGCCCGCTACGGAAGGTTATCACCTCGATGCGCCCCGGGCCGCCGCCGAACTCGCCGCCGCGGTCGCCGCGCAACCGTGGAGCGGCTTGTTTCTCGCCTGCGACTACGGCAAATCCTGGCCGGAGCTCGCTGAGTTCACTCCCGGCGGCACCTGTCGCGCCTATTTTCGCCACACGCAGTCCAATGACTTGCTCGCGCAGCCCGGCGAACAAGACCTGACCTGCCACGTCTGCTGGGATTGGATCACGGCCGCACTCGCCCTGCATGGTTTCTCCTCCGCCACGTTGGAATCCCAAGAAGCGTTTTTCGTGCACCACGCCGGCGACTACCTCGGCCGACTCGTCGCTCAGGAAACCAATCCCGCCAGTCCTCGCAAACGCTCGCTCCTGCAACTGCTTCACCCGGCGCATCTCGGCCAAAAATTCCAAGTCCTGCACGCGCGACGCCCATGA
- a CDS encoding ABC transporter permease, translating to MNPPPETSAAPALPPPTPRRRPLTAFGPVIGLVIACALFASLRFDTFVTWDNFAIMLQQTAVIGAAALGMAVIIISGGIDLSVGSVVALNTVVIALALQHGWSPLSAALAGVAGAACCGLLSGVLITRLRLTPFIVTLGLMGALRGAAKGLADQQPIYPDETWLNGLMRLGGPGSLPAGVWLTLGLAVIMAFVLRYTRFGRHVFALGSNEQAARLCGVPIDRRKILVYTLGGVFAGVAAVLQFSYLTGGDPTTSVGLELNVIAAVVIGGASLFGGQGGIAGSLVGALIMSVVANGCTKLGLPNWVQEIVTGVIIVAAVLIDKLRTRDRTNA from the coding sequence ATGAATCCGCCGCCTGAAACGTCCGCCGCCCCCGCGCTCCCTCCACCGACCCCGCGCCGCCGGCCGTTGACCGCGTTTGGTCCCGTGATCGGGCTGGTGATCGCGTGCGCCCTCTTCGCTTCGCTGCGTTTCGACACCTTCGTCACGTGGGATAATTTCGCGATCATGCTCCAGCAAACGGCCGTGATCGGCGCGGCGGCGCTGGGCATGGCAGTGATCATCATTTCCGGCGGCATCGATCTGTCGGTCGGTTCGGTTGTGGCGCTCAACACCGTCGTCATCGCGCTCGCGCTGCAGCACGGCTGGTCACCGCTCTCTGCGGCTCTCGCGGGCGTCGCCGGCGCCGCGTGCTGCGGCCTGTTGTCGGGCGTGCTCATCACGCGCCTGCGACTCACGCCGTTCATCGTTACGCTGGGCTTGATGGGCGCATTGCGCGGCGCCGCCAAGGGACTCGCCGATCAGCAGCCGATTTATCCTGACGAAACCTGGCTCAACGGCCTGATGCGGCTCGGCGGCCCCGGCTCGCTGCCCGCCGGCGTCTGGCTCACGCTCGGACTCGCCGTGATCATGGCGTTCGTCCTGCGTTACACCCGTTTTGGCCGGCACGTTTTCGCCCTCGGCTCCAACGAACAGGCCGCGCGCTTGTGCGGCGTCCCGATCGATCGCCGCAAAATTCTCGTTTACACGCTCGGCGGCGTCTTCGCCGGCGTCGCGGCGGTGCTGCAATTCAGTTATCTCACCGGCGGCGATCCCACGACCTCCGTCGGCCTCGAGCTCAACGTCATCGCCGCTGTGGTGATCGGTGGCGCGAGCCTGTTCGGCGGCCAAGGCGGCATCGCCGGCAGTCTCGTCGGCGCGCTCATCATGAGCGTGGTCGCGAACGGTTGCACGAAACTCGGCCTGCCCAACTGGGTGCAGGAAATCGTCACCGGCGTGATCATCGTCGCCGCCGTGCTCATCGACAAACTCCGCACGCGCGACCGCACCAACGCCTGA
- a CDS encoding adenosine deaminase family protein — protein MSGLDEATRGFIRALPKTETHLHVEGALPYELLTAWQPERFPPAPAFRARSYRYETFPDFERILLENALPWFTTAERYYEAARVMFAQHVAQNVRYVETSFHLPVTQFIGVPGPEIIRAIRAAVPAGLDVRVFTGMPRDAYAGPLQATIDDLENWDDLTGVDLHGFEQMPTEAWTARVWPRLRAAGKVTKCHAGEFGGADRVREAVEQLGVTRIQHGVRAIDDAEVVQLCADRGVTFDMCPISNVGLRVVPSIAAHPIRRFMQAGVRCTVSTDDPLCFANTVVDEYETLARELTFTRAELAQVARNGWAVADVPAATRVAMLAEIDGLAKAAD, from the coding sequence ATGAGCGGCCTCGACGAGGCGACGCGGGGTTTCATTCGGGCGCTGCCGAAGACGGAGACGCATCTCCACGTCGAAGGCGCGCTGCCGTATGAGTTGCTGACCGCCTGGCAGCCGGAACGGTTTCCGCCGGCGCCGGCGTTTCGCGCGCGGAGTTATCGCTACGAAACGTTTCCCGACTTCGAGCGCATCCTGCTCGAAAACGCGTTGCCGTGGTTTACGACGGCGGAGCGGTATTACGAGGCGGCGCGGGTGATGTTTGCGCAGCACGTGGCGCAAAACGTGCGTTACGTGGAGACAAGTTTTCATCTGCCCGTCACGCAGTTCATCGGCGTGCCGGGGCCGGAGATCATCCGGGCGATTCGGGCCGCGGTGCCGGCGGGACTGGACGTGCGGGTGTTCACGGGGATGCCGCGCGACGCGTATGCGGGGCCGCTGCAAGCGACGATCGACGATCTGGAAAACTGGGATGACCTGACGGGCGTCGACCTGCACGGCTTTGAGCAGATGCCGACGGAGGCGTGGACGGCGCGGGTTTGGCCGCGGTTGCGCGCGGCCGGAAAAGTGACGAAGTGTCACGCGGGGGAATTCGGCGGGGCGGACCGCGTGCGCGAAGCGGTGGAGCAACTCGGCGTGACGCGCATCCAGCACGGCGTGCGCGCGATCGACGACGCGGAGGTGGTGCAGTTATGCGCGGACCGCGGGGTGACGTTTGATATGTGCCCGATCAGCAACGTCGGGTTGCGAGTGGTGCCGTCGATCGCGGCGCATCCGATCCGGAGATTCATGCAGGCGGGCGTGCGGTGCACGGTGAGCACGGATGATCCGCTGTGTTTCGCCAACACGGTGGTCGACGAATACGAGACTCTTGCGCGCGAGCTCACCTTCACCCGCGCCGAGCTGGCCCAGGTGGCGCGCAACGGTTGGGCGGTGGCCGATGTGCCCGCGGCGACGCGGGTGGCGATGCTCGCGGAGATCGACGGACTGGCGAAGGCGGCGGACTGA
- a CDS encoding S41 family peptidase, giving the protein MATVHGMFKRVLTLVTGVLLGIAATVTIARVAAAWSFWPNRELDRSAGYVREVLALVNENYVDGKAASYDALAHSAIHGMVESLDPHSEFLESSDYQELEEELTGDFSGIGVQVEKVKDRFVVVAPIAGTPGDRAGITRGDEILGVDGKLLSRDDTMETMVQRLRGKKNTKVKLSLFRPSTRAQIDLTLTREVIKVASVRDVHLLPGGAGYLQLTEFSERTADDFDAALDKLLALGADSLIIDLRNNPGGLLDAAVDVAEPFFSNNELIVYTKGRQASDREEFRASVRGEPLRIPTVVLINEGTASAAEIVTGALKDTGKAVIVGERSFGKGSVQSVFKLKNGEGLRLTTAKYYTPSGVSIHEKGITPQVEVVMSAADDRKLRLQQLRSDVTDPKTFQERFGFAPIEDRPLEVAREVLRAARLLDERAAEESAPAVAGQ; this is encoded by the coding sequence ATGGCCACAGTGCACGGGATGTTCAAACGCGTCCTCACGTTGGTGACGGGAGTTCTGCTCGGCATTGCCGCCACGGTGACGATTGCGCGGGTGGCGGCGGCGTGGAGCTTCTGGCCGAATCGCGAGCTGGACCGGTCGGCGGGTTATGTGCGCGAAGTGCTGGCGCTCGTGAACGAGAACTACGTGGATGGAAAGGCGGCGAGCTATGACGCGTTGGCGCATTCGGCGATTCACGGAATGGTGGAATCGTTGGACCCGCACTCGGAGTTTCTCGAGTCGAGCGACTATCAGGAACTGGAGGAGGAGTTGACGGGTGATTTCAGCGGGATCGGCGTGCAGGTCGAAAAAGTGAAGGACCGGTTTGTGGTGGTCGCGCCAATCGCCGGCACGCCTGGTGACCGGGCAGGGATCACGCGGGGCGATGAAATTCTCGGGGTCGATGGCAAACTGCTGTCCCGCGACGATACGATGGAAACGATGGTGCAGCGATTGCGCGGGAAGAAGAACACGAAGGTGAAGTTGAGCCTGTTTCGGCCGTCGACGCGCGCGCAGATCGACCTGACGCTGACCCGCGAAGTCATCAAAGTGGCGAGCGTGCGCGACGTGCACCTGCTGCCCGGTGGAGCGGGTTATCTGCAGTTGACGGAGTTTTCCGAGCGAACGGCAGACGACTTCGACGCGGCGCTGGACAAGTTGCTGGCGTTGGGCGCTGACAGCCTGATCATCGATTTGCGCAACAATCCCGGCGGCCTGCTGGATGCGGCGGTGGACGTGGCGGAGCCCTTTTTCAGTAACAATGAACTCATCGTTTACACGAAAGGCAGGCAGGCGTCGGATCGGGAGGAGTTTCGGGCGTCAGTGCGGGGCGAGCCGCTGCGGATTCCGACGGTGGTCTTGATCAACGAAGGCACGGCGAGCGCGGCGGAGATCGTGACGGGAGCGCTGAAGGACACGGGCAAGGCGGTGATCGTGGGCGAGCGCTCGTTCGGCAAAGGTTCGGTGCAAAGCGTATTCAAATTGAAAAACGGCGAGGGTTTGCGGCTGACGACGGCGAAATATTACACACCGAGCGGGGTGAGTATTCACGAAAAAGGGATCACGCCGCAGGTGGAGGTGGTGATGAGCGCGGCGGACGATCGCAAACTGCGATTGCAGCAACTGCGGAGCGATGTGACGGATCCGAAAACGTTTCAGGAACGTTTCGGTTTTGCGCCGATCGAGGACCGGCCGTTGGAAGTGGCGCGCGAGGTGTTGCGCGCGGCGCGGTTGCTGGACGAGCGCGCCGCCGAGGAGTCCGCGCCAGCGGTGGCGGGCCAATGA